In the genome of Aedes aegypti strain LVP_AGWG chromosome 2, AaegL5.0 Primary Assembly, whole genome shotgun sequence, the window GGTTTTTCCagattgaataaaattccctgataattccaggttttccaggttttccagatAAAAGACACCCTGATTTTTGTTATCAAACATGTCTGTCACAGatacaatgataacaaattttgttatcattcaatTATCACtgataacaaaatttcaaaatgatagCAGCGATAATGAAAGagttatcaatttgatatcattcaattattcgactttgctcgggtcTCTTAGTCTCGGTTATTACACACTCTGCTCTACATGTAATTCAAATataaatgacctttaatagtaTGACCGCtgtatttcattattttgtgtCAATGccaacacagcaaaaaaatcttaaatttacatggcacgtaaacttATATGATAATCATGTTAAACGAGATATAATTGAATGTTCAACGATATATAAtataaactgtctcattgcattcaaaaatgtttgcaatcttgagtgaaactgaaacatttcatggtcttgcatccaacattcgccaatattgcatgctttcttgcatcttgaaagtgaaattgaaaacaagatcgctcagtttacatgattccacgctgaatattctgccaaaaataatgcacatgggtggatcgacggcttgtcattccatgtgcattatatatgattgaattttcagcgggaaaatcatgtaaaccgagccgttttgcaagcaacattctttgagagaagacatttcgcgttcaatattaaggaatttggtaacaatgttggatAAAATAGATGTGTTTATGGGTTTTATTATTGAAGAATACATGCgagatggctttgcatgattgaaactaaaataacgttacgtgtaaatctaagattttttttggtgtGCAGGGATACTTGACCCCATCCTATTTCCTCGGAATTCAAAACATCTTCATCACTAGTGAACTTGTGTAATACTTCGTCTATAcggccatttttttttcaattaattaaaaaaataaaatatggtcCATACAATGCCAAGTAATAAGgagctgaaaaaaatcatttcaatcgGTTAAGTATTATTGTAGATAGTTTttcgaagttttcaagatctttatttggccagcatGTTTCCaaaacctaaatgctcattactcaaaaatagcTGCACCGAATTGCTTTACTTTTTCACACCCTGagtagcctgagaaatttacGTAGGTTATAGCTATGCGTCGGTTCCCCAAGGAATTTGGGAATATCTTCGGATTCAAAtgatcaattatcaatatcgacacagattctaaaactagatgagttttttgagaacttgtagaaaaaaaattgcaaaaacataaaaaaaaatctatggatGAAATCAACTGATAAATACTTTGACAAATTTTTAGTTTAATTTACTAAATCTAACGTGCATTCAGGGAATCATGCATTCCTAGCGATCTCACTTTTGATGGAAATGTGTAATAAGCTAGTTTTGCGATTCGGATCTAATTGACATTCCTAACATAATTGCAAAGGCACCCTCTCCACTAaatttgggattgctgaattCATTTCTGTTTTCAGAACTGGATCATTTCACGTCCCACTATTTGGCTACAGGTCGTGAAAGATGTATAAAATACTGATGTTTAAAGTAAATTTATACTATAATTAAGAATCTTTGGGTTTAatcaatccaccaagcatgtaaaATGGAACTTGAaactttgatcaaaatttcCCGATTCAATTTCGGTGTAATCGAATTTTTAACGGGCTTGCAGCATCCGTAGAAAATTTGTCGTTACTTTCAtacggcaaaatacaatacttttccatatcataaaaaaataccgtttagtcatgaaaatatTACAAACTTCGTTTACTCGTATTCTATACTACCTCAACActggaaaagaaatgagctttggcagataatgtctgaaaatggttttccggcgaaactaattaggcagatacgtgctacgctggatggttcaaaatcaagtgttcggatcgcagacgaggtgtcaacctcgttcgtgacgttagacggttTGAAGCagagagacgcactttcgaatttactgttcaacattgcacttgagggtgctattaggagatctggcgtgcaaagaaatggcactattatcacaaggtcgcacatgctccttggctttgcggacgatatagacctgattggaatcgatcgcaggtcagtggaagaggccttcgtgcctctgaagagggagacagcgaggataggcctgaccatcaattctgccaagacgaagtacatggttgcaggtagagatagagtcaggcatggtggtgtaagtgctgaggtagtgtttgatggggatgtgtttgaagttgttgaagaatttgtttaccttggaacacttgtgacatgtgacaacgacgtttcccgcgaagtgaaaagacgtgttgcggctgcgaatagggccttttacggactacgtaaccagcttaggtcccgcagctttcAAACGGTAACAAAATTTGCCCTgtacattgattcttccggtggctctctacgggcacgaagcgtggacgttgaaagagtcagaccggaaagctctcggtgttttcgagcgtaaagtgctgcggacaatactcggtgggaaactcgaaaatggtgagtggcgcagacgcatgaatcatgagttgtatcaagtgtacaaagatgcgaatattatcaatcgtgtaaaatacggcagacttcagtgggctggtcacttagtgcgaatgtcggaagaaagaattgcgaaaataatattcagcatggaaccaggtagaggtcggcggcttcggggaagaccacgaatacgctggctgtacgcagtggaagagaatctggcgaccctaaacgttcggggcaactggagaagtttcgcccaagaccgacgaagatggagctctacaatacgcccagcaatggcgtgatgctacgctgtagccatcaaggtatcaaggtaggtagtaCCTCAACACTGATTTCTATAGTAAAATAAGCACAAAAAATAGCTTACAAGCTGgtgaacttgcatgcaagttgattgCAAGCGATAAATAATGCATTTGAAATATTCAATATCACAAAACCCAGACGTGATATGACATTCTCGAAAATTACACTAAATTCAGCGACCGCAAGttgatataatatttttttatagcaGATGGGTTTGTCCTAAACTTGTTTAGTTTATAATCAGGGTTGTTTCCATTAATCATCGATTGACGCTGTTAACGTTCACGTTGTTGTAGATCAACGGTAATGCCGTAGTTGCGTTGATTTTTATGGTTGTTAGTGTCAACGTTAACGTGTTACGTTGAATCAACGTCAACGTATACCGCTAACACCATTGATTCTTctttagcctagtggttagagcccgcggctacaaagcacaagccaaacgatatacgaatgcgaaaatggcaactttggcaaaaaaaactctcagttaataactgtggaagtgctcataagaacactaagctgagaagcaggctctgtcccagtgaggacgttatgcaaAGAAGATATCTTGATAAATAAATGGTTTTTATACTGATGTCGTattcatggaaaattttaaaaaaaacatgacatGTGTAAAgcaaacccagacaaccaaaatgtacgtataaaacaatcaccttttgcgttaaaCGATTCTTATATGTTCAAAGTATTACgtataatatgttgttaaaaaGCCTTATGCGTTCAAAACTGGTGGCGATGACGACCATGAGCACAATTAATTCAAATCTAGATAAAGATTACATGAAGATTCATCATGGAAATTCGAAGTATGAATGAATATCACCCCAGAAGCGTTTTAGCTGTCAAAACATTCACAGCGAAAACCAAATTATCAGTCAGCAAAACAATTGGCGTGTGCTGTCTCTAAacaccctctaatacccaaattttaattttcgatcttaatatcatttttcgttatctaaaatcgttctaaacacgttttgagtaatgatttatttttatttgcaaatttatgagttttggtttttgatttttataatttttatttttgaacatccctattctttttcatttttttcctctCCTGAtcactgatttttggcaataatgaaaattcaaatttttacggtacttttgaaaatattaaatttttaattttttctggagcatattttattttccgtgtaactaacggaaaaactgGTTTGGAATTATTTccataccatcaggctcttcttctatGATAGTTTGAttgtatgaaaatattaaacaaacgattttttatattacacgttaaattaaccccaggcatttgtaggttatattaaaatactatttttcaaacaattttcaaaaatccaaaaaagtttcataaaaaacttttcttatatgcgtgttatgagtcaaggtttaagccaaaaacaaaatcattttgatttccgagctacgaaaaaataaattgcaaagtatcccccgtctaaaggcgggtttgggtattagagggttaagcaaCAATTTGTGGCATTTGTTGTAGTCCCTTTCGCAGGAAATTTTTCCTCACAAAAATGGAATTtagggtctattttgtaaatcgagctgATTTATGTGACTCTTTTACAGTCACTGTCGAACATAGTGTCGTAACCCTTCATGTTTTTCACCAGCACAAATTAAACACGGAGACATCTGATATCTCCGGAACAAATTTTCGTTACTGAAAAACGCGCCCAACTACACTAACGTCCGCCAACAGAATCATGGGATTACAATATCCCTCTCCTGTACTCCAATATTTTCCATTGGCCTTTTATCTACTACAATATCCCTCTCCTGTACTCCAAGCTTTACTCTATCTTGTTTGGTAAGttagataatttcaaaattaatacCTTATTCCTTAAACTCTAGTAGTCATCCTTGTACCAGTATTTGCAAGACTTGCATATAACTATTCGAAGAATGTACTACTTGGTAAATTCGATGTACTAAATTACCATTTAGTCTAACcgatcttttttaaattcaatccaattgcaatctaaacttttccaaatctaatccgaataaaatccaaatcaaaatccaatccaaatcaaaacccaaatccaaatccaattccaatttGAAACCCAATCTAATTCTAAATCCAACCCAATCCAaacccaatccaaattcaatccaatccaaatgcaattgaaatccaatccaaatctaatccgaATCTAATTCAATCCAATTCCAATATAaactaatccaaatccaatccaatccaaatctaatccaaaaccaatccaaatccaatccaaaaccaatccaaatccaatccgaatccaatccaaatccaatccaaatccaatccaaatccaatccaaatccaatccaaatcctatccaaattcaatccaaattcaGTCCAAATCCAGTCCAAATCCAGTTCCAATATaaacaaatccaaatccaatccaaatttgttccaaattcaatccaaatctaatccaattcaatccaatccaaatccaatccaaaaccaatccaaatccaatccaaatccaatcaagtCCAAGCTTTATCCAATGCTTAACcaaattttctagaaatccaatccaaaacaaatcaagtccaatccaaattcagTCTCTAGCAACTGCCTTTGTTAACCTAGAGGATCTTTCGATTCGGAatcctcgtttttttttcaattcaattttctttcgtccatattttcgtttttttttttttcaagtcgcAGACGTAAGTTTAATATTTATCCTCGGAGACCTCTCGCTCCGGCTCTTACTTTTTATACCAATGGAGGAGAGGTCTCcagttttaaaaacattttttttccgtaGAGACCTCTCGCTCTACTAATTCaccaagatattttttttctttaatttactTTCCAatacttatttcaaaattttctttccaTTTCAACCCTTAGCACGCCTCCACGTGGCTGAATGATTCACCGCCATTTTGCtaacactgatttttttttctatatttcggGTAATATTTCTACTTTCCGTTAAATTCAGATCTGCTCACTTATTCAGATACTCACCAGACGGGAGCATTAACTGCGCCATTGTCGTAACCCTTCatgtttttcaccggcacaaATTAAACACGGAGACATCTGATATCTCCGGAACAAATTTTCGTTACTGAAAAACGCGCCCAACTACACTAACGTCCGCCAACAGAATCATGGGATTACAATATCCCTCTCCTGTACTCCAATATTTTCCATTGGCCTTTTATCTACTCCACATagtaggcatgcatatttcagaagtCATCCGTCGTCTAGCATAGACTCGTGAACgtcataaaaattaacaaggcaggctctttactgatgtaaatatcaagtttcactgtaaacatgtgacgtcactcctattgTACCATTTACCTTCCGGGCCACTAGATcctttttttcgcaaatttgttcgaggtggataggaatgacatcgtcaagtagctgtcagttttcggagtatatcaccttcttaattttaGTACACCGTGGACCCGTGCATtggtagactggcccagctcagtatggaagaaaaataaagttgtataatttcacggggcaccccccagaatAATTCCTTAGGATTgaaggaagacttcctgaaaatttcagctcattagGTCGtttcatgagctggcgcatttgaattgaagttaatatgggatttccagCTGAAATATATGGGAAACAGTACATCATCTAcagtttggttcaggaaaattgttgatcgcgtgcaTTTGAactcagaatgtcaaaaacacttctttataccatagcaaacaatattgtagaaggttatatcatgattaaaattgataaagttggtgatTTACCTATTTGAAGTAGATCTGCAATACTCCTCTGTGTTTCTCCAACATAGCATGATGGTTaccacctgagacgagactcgcgaagacggtcttctttttctgtgattgctgagtttttttcttattccactttgtgcataccatttatgcgcatgcgcataccaattatgcgcatgctgttcaaatcctcacatgaacctctcagcaaaaaatcattaagtttgcatcacatcgaatcataaatagccatttgagtgaaatttcatgccagcaaacgtagcagacatttgaaataattaatcttctgcttagatttatcatcaactttggaaaaaactgctccgccgactgagggttttaataacagtttactttgaacacaatacttttcactttttcagccataaaaacggtgggctgcatttgacgtttcgtgagaggggaatctgggctgcatatgacgttgatatttttcctcttcgcgagtctctctcaggttaccactaggcgcatcatagccacctatgacgctggacGAGCTGCTGCGCAAGGCACATAGATATAAGTGATTGCACGGGAGTTCTGATGTTATCCCAACTTTCAACAActaaaatgttaatgaaaatgactttaaatccagatacaactttctgcaattatgttcattaaggtatcaactagtgtattttcCATTCTGGGCCCAATTGAACATGGTCAACTAGTATGCAGAACAAAACAGTGAcaaagggtcaattttcaatacatttgaaacgaatatcccatacaaacttctaattgaatgcgccagctggtgacgCAATCAATTGagatgaaattttgagagaacttttttcttaccctaaggtaCATATCTAGAGGGTGCCCCGTttagttttacaacttttttgttttagggccagtcTAGTGCATTGGTTCACTAATGTGACGATTGaacggtgccaaattcactcgttgcctccatgtctcacatgagttctacAAATGACATAAGCAAGAAACATacaatttttgcttaaaatggcatcgccgaaaacgattccgctgttaAAATTTACGTGAGTATTTTCAGTTCAGTGAAATTGTCGACTTATTATGAAAAATGCAGAATTTTATAAAGTAGCCTTCATTTTATTCATGTTCAATTCATTACAAAaacttatattatttttttccataatgcTTTACATATAGCTCTTATTTAGAATTCAGATAGATAGAGTTCCTTATGAAAATCACATAACATTCGTATGAAACTAAAGTACATTATAATTGTTCCTTTGATAATAATGAACAGGTTTTCAATTGGCATTTGCTACATGATTgattattcaaaattaaatttcaaaaataataaaagcgATTAAcctgtaaattttatttttttaggcctaaataacatttgataaaaagccaacacattcatcagtgttttttcttcttctaatcaaaggctgttctttccaGTTATATTTCACAGTGGATGttgtgggcttctaggtaatACAGATTATCCTGATGTATCCCTGTTAGTTGCCCATTCGACCTTACGGTTCATTATAACTATCGGCCTTTAGACATTCGGCTTAACGGTATTTAGTCTAACGGAATAGAACCATCTATGGTAATGTCATCCATAAACGTGCgaataattgtttaaaaaagttgaaaaataaaaccaaacattttttttaacaacaatCTTAATTTTTGTCAAcatatgaatataagaaagaagCACCATCAGGGAACGTCTGAAAACTCCAGCAAGATGCAAGAATAACATGCGTTCAACTCCGAAATATAATGTGCGTCTCCCATTTTTTGCGAGTATCACAAAGCAAGGTGCAGGAGACAACCAGTGCTTGTGCGAGACAAAGCGAAGCACATTCACTTCTTTCAATCCCCCCGAGCTAGCTGAAAAATGCACGCTAGGGAAATTTGAGACAGATAAGCGTTGAAATCGGACATGCTTGATAATTTCTCTGCAAAAAATAtacctatctcgatgcgtgtgaaattttttgcaagaaattctcaagaaaggcatttttctttgatcgcagtacgcagttgaaaagaaatgtcaattcaaacgGAGATCATCACGGttaaaagaagcaaggtattatactccgaaaaatgacgtTTGGcaatgacgtcattcctatcgcaaactcgaacgggtgcaaaagaaagcaaggcgtGCTCTATTTTACTATCCTGTAAGCCTCATGCTTGatgataggaatgacgacacatgttgtGATTGAAAACCGtagtttacacgtgggaatagcctaccttgttgtgtctaccgtggagatcactgtagaaaatttcctgACCATTTCTTCCTGATCATTGGTAGAGAATACTTATCGTTCTTCATCATGCAGCATCGTAAAATGTTACAAAAATCGATTCAATATCGGGTAATAATCAAAAGATGCAATTAACGAAGAGAAGTCGATCAATACAGATACGCCAGTGTGATACTAAATGCGAGATtttccgatcaatgttatcccGAGTGATAACGGGCTTTTTATTGTCGAAAATAAGTATAGTCATTTTGATCATTAcgcgagtaactgacactgaagaaggctacaaTTGGTGGTCGAAAcacgcatatctgtcaaaagataacgCAATTTGGGCGGAATGAAGAGGTACTCAATATACTTTTAGATTctctttgaacatttttgtttattttacaaattgaaattataaGTTGATTACATCCCGCATAGAAAACTACTATTCTCTAAAATAGACAAATATTTCCTGAACGTAATGCAAATGGTTACCTATTTCAATTATGGTCCTCATGCATTCTCCCGATTACGGTAAAACCACACTCAGACATCAAGTACGCCTGTTACATTATCGATTATAGTTTACAAATATTCTGGTAAGGTatccaaacattttgaaatgtaTCCACCATTTAACACTATTTTCAAACTACATCATCTGTGGTTTACTGCTGAGCAGCTGCTTTTAATCGCCTCGCATTTTGTCGCAATGTTAAACTCCAGAAAAGTATTTATCGCCAATTAACTGTTCTAAACATAATCTAGGATAGTGTACCGCTCAATACAATCGCAGTATTGGTAAGTTCAATTTGAAAGTGCTTAAGGTGACaagggagaccgtgttattttccctatcttttgtctcactctaacaattatcatcatcaCTTGTGAAAGCAAATCtcaagttttagtgaaccgatgaagctaaaaatgtattgggttgtgcactacatatatagaatcatagtgatacatttttcgcatcgatatatggagtggttcttgggatttgcttctttaaatgatagggtgattatgatgacgtcccgtgcggccttaaaacATACACTAATTGTCTCCCCCAACAACTTGTTTCACAGCCAAAACAAATATCAACACCCGACAGTTTCGGAAACAAAAGATCGACATATCCCGGCACCATCCATGACCACCAGCATCGGATGCAGGAATGGAGAGCGATTACACGGGGTAATATTACGAAAAGTACAATCTGAAGCAGTATCAGTAGCGGCTGTGAATATTCAATCCGCCGATGCGGTTCCAGAAAAGACCGCAAGAACGAATATGTGTCCCAGCATTAGCTCAACATCCCGTTTTCAATAATGATTCAAGTTCAAGCCATTTATTactttataattttctaaataaatCAAGACAAATCCCAATGTCAACAAATGTTTCTTGTTATTGTAGAATCAAACTCCAACTATAGTTTCAACTCACCGAATGTGTAATTTTCAACCTTACTAGATATGTTTCTTTTGCTGTTCTCATTCAAAATGTATATGAGAAATGACGAGTCTTGGAACGGTAAACATTCTTAACGACCCGTTGTTCATATGGTTGGATGTTGAAAAACATTACCCATAACAGTCGAAACATTACTGAAATTGGTTTGTGCAACTCTTATTCctcttaacgttcaacgctccgtcattgtaatcgtcgtcatcattgaaacttcaaaagcagctTTTCTATCCAAAactgtgttcactgtgtttcggttggagaatagaatacagtgaacccctttttcctgtaaattttcttaattataaactaaaaaaatgcttttgaaaaattcgaaatCAATAACGGATCTTACCCCCTTAAATGTTTATTAGAGTGGATCGCTATATATTTATCGATCAAATCAGatgagattattattattattatctttattaacgagatttgcagcccgaggctggctcatctcggtaCAAATCAGATGAGATATATTTTCACAGCTCGTAGctacaatttgaaaaaatccaataactATTATGATCGTTTGTGTTTATATAAATGGCATTCATTAACCAATCCAGAAATACTCACTCAGAACGGCCTTGATGTCTCCCTTTCCGGCAATGCGCAGAACCAAAATGTTCATGTTCAGAGAATACTTTCCGGAGACATCGAGCGATGGGATGATGACACTCACATTGATGTGCTGCTTTGCCAGATCAGTTCTAAAACAAAACCATCTATCAGTGTATAACATCCCCAGAAAAACTATAATCCAAATCATACTTGAGCTTCTTGATGATGAATTGTGACGCACCACCGATGGAGAGTTTGGAGAAGTTCGCAGAGAACGAGGGTCCACGCTCGATGCTGATCCTTTCGATGACCACCGGTTCCAGCTTGGGGTGTAGGTTATCGGAGCCGTAGCTTCCGCTGGCAATGTTGGGTCGTATCCGCTCGACAATGTCCGTGATGCATTTGTCTACATTGGGATCTTTCCTTTTGCACACCGACAGGACGGGTTCTATAATGGGATTGTGAAACAAAAgaacgtcgaattaattctaggTTGTTGATAGTcctcaaattgaaaaataacacGTTGTATAACAGTTTGGGTTCGGTTGAATGATAATACCGTTTCGATGTTTAAAGCTTCGATACAACACGCGATACCGCCTACAAGTAGATAATTGTGTGCTCTCTTCGTCATCGTCATTACCGAGTATTCCGCACTGACCAGGTGCTATTTTTACCTGGCCTGAACAAGTGCATACTAGGGTGTACTAAAGTTTTACAGAAAAGTTGTGGGCTTGACAAACTTTTGTACGAGTGATATTTttaggtttaaaaaaaaatccggtttTCGCGATCGATATTTCTTGAGCTCAAGTATTAGTTTTAGGTAATAGTATTAGTTGTGTTTTTTGATATctataattttttttggaaacatgagaaaattttgcacaaTGAGTTTTTAAATATTCGAAAACCATGATTTTTAGTAGCttcttttttctatctttatttacgagatttttagccctggactAGTTTTCCATTATTATTTAAGTTATCAAAAGTGgatatcaaacttaaaatatataaaactggaaaattgtgaaattttgtAAGGGACAATATTGTTCAAGATATATACGATTTAGagatattattcaatattcactGAGGACAGAAATGTCACTCTTTTGTCATCATATCATAGAATTCTCGCAAAAtgtgtgatctcgccctaaaagccattggtaaccaagtgtatAGCTCTTTGTTTCTTAGTAAATGAATGGACCAGGATGAAAACTTCATCGTAGCATTattgaataacgtgtaaatccactcgttt includes:
- the LOC5569806 gene encoding uncharacterized protein LOC5569806, whose product is MQLLHVAGLLLILNLGLSYAFLEPVLSVCKRKDPNVDKCITDIVERIRPNIASGSYGSDNLHPKLEPVVIERISIERGPSFSANFSKLSIGGASQFIIKKLKTDLAKQHINVSVIIPSLDVSGKYSLNMNILVLRIAGKGDIKAVLNDTKAILKLEYFSENVGGKQLARFRPIDLRLKFDKASFYLSNLFNGDPTLEKVGNDAINENPMVLLDEVKPSFEENLSIKFTELANSLVKDAELSEIFPE